One Dictyoglomus sp. NZ13-RE01 genomic window carries:
- a CDS encoding glutamine amidotransferase, which translates to MEINILHMYPDLLNLYGDRGNIIVLKKRCEWRGIKANILSFTKDKEQGLESADIIFLGGGSDREQEIIFSHIIKYKNVLKDLIEDSLVVLAICGGYQLLGEYYLDAYGNKIEGLGILNFYTKAEEGRLIGNILIETTLPIYPKTLVGFENHGGRTYHNYNTLGKVLKGFGNNGKDGKEGLVYKNLFGTYLHGPVLPKNPHFVDYLIKKALERKYKKEISLTPLNDKEEMLAHEKAKHLKR; encoded by the coding sequence ATGGAAATTAATATACTCCATATGTATCCTGATCTTTTAAATCTTTATGGGGATAGAGGGAATATAATAGTTCTTAAGAAAAGATGCGAATGGAGAGGTATAAAAGCAAATATTTTATCTTTTACAAAAGATAAAGAGCAGGGTTTAGAATCTGCAGATATCATATTTTTAGGGGGTGGATCTGATAGGGAGCAAGAGATTATTTTTTCTCACATCATAAAATATAAGAATGTTCTAAAAGATTTAATAGAAGATAGCCTTGTCGTGCTTGCAATCTGTGGAGGATACCAACTCTTAGGAGAATACTATTTGGATGCCTATGGGAATAAGATAGAAGGCTTAGGAATTTTAAACTTTTACACTAAGGCGGAGGAAGGAAGATTAATAGGTAATATTTTAATTGAAACCACTCTCCCTATTTATCCAAAAACCTTAGTAGGGTTTGAAAATCATGGTGGTAGAACTTATCATAATTACAATACACTTGGAAAAGTATTAAAAGGTTTTGGCAATAATGGAAAGGATGGAAAAGAAGGCTTAGTTTATAAGAATCTTTTTGGTACATACTTACATGGACCAGTTCTACCCAAAAATCCACATTTTGTAGACTATTTAATAAAAAAAGCTTTAGAAAGAAAATATAAAAAAGAAATCTCTTTAACCCCCCTAAATGATAAAGAAGAGATGTTAGCTCACGAAAAAGCGAAACATCTAAAGAGGTAG
- a CDS encoding peptidase M24, translating into MEKKEEVKIKLERVRNFLREKDLYAILIKKQPNFSWITAGGVNFVGMTTEIGVTSVLVTEREQFVIANKIEAGRMRDEEVKDLDFEVIEYPWYEDKEIEIVNSIVGDKKVGCDIPYSNFIFVENDFRRLRFTLTEGEIDRYKYLGEKLAKAVEETLMETKKGDKEIKIAGRIAQKLWKDGIEPTAFMIASDERIRNYRHPISKDKEVREYVMASVNARYKGLITTITRMAHFGPLPENVIKQYRDNVEIECIMISKTKIGGEMRVPVLTAIEEYEKRGYKDEWKLHHQGGPMGYYPREIRVTPNTTEKILPYQAFCWNPTITGTKSEDGFIVTPDGFITITNPIIYPTITIEVEGNKFVKPDILVL; encoded by the coding sequence ATGGAAAAGAAAGAAGAGGTAAAAATTAAATTAGAGAGAGTTAGAAATTTTCTCAGAGAAAAAGATCTTTATGCCATTTTAATTAAAAAACAACCAAATTTTTCATGGATCACTGCAGGAGGAGTTAACTTTGTTGGAATGACTACAGAAATAGGAGTAACTTCTGTTCTTGTAACAGAAAGGGAACAATTTGTTATTGCAAATAAAATTGAGGCAGGAAGAATGAGAGATGAGGAAGTAAAAGATCTGGATTTTGAAGTTATTGAGTACCCATGGTATGAAGATAAAGAAATAGAAATAGTAAATAGCATTGTAGGAGATAAAAAGGTAGGGTGCGATATACCTTATAGTAATTTTATATTTGTAGAGAATGATTTTAGAAGATTAAGATTTACTTTAACTGAAGGAGAAATTGATAGATACAAATATTTGGGCGAGAAATTAGCAAAAGCCGTGGAAGAAACATTAATGGAGACGAAAAAAGGAGATAAAGAGATAAAAATAGCAGGAAGAATTGCTCAAAAACTTTGGAAAGATGGAATAGAACCTACTGCCTTTATGATAGCATCTGATGAAAGAATCAGAAACTATCGACATCCTATATCAAAAGACAAAGAAGTAAGAGAATATGTTATGGCTTCGGTAAATGCAAGATACAAAGGCTTAATAACTACTATAACAAGAATGGCTCACTTTGGACCACTTCCGGAAAATGTTATTAAACAATATCGAGATAATGTAGAAATAGAATGCATTATGATATCCAAAACAAAGATTGGAGGAGAAATGAGAGTTCCAGTACTTACCGCCATAGAAGAGTATGAAAAAAGAGGTTATAAGGATGAATGGAAACTTCATCATCAAGGAGGACCCATGGGCTATTATCCAAGAGAAATAAGAGTAACTCCCAATACTACAGAAAAAATCCTACCTTATCAAGCCTTTTGTTGGAATCCTACCATCACAGGAACAAAATCTGAAGATGGATTTATTGTTACTCCTGATGGCTTTATCACTATTACAAATCCAATCATATATCCCACAATCACAATAGAAGTAGAAGGAAATAAATTTGTAAAGCCAGATATACTGGTACTTTAG
- a CDS encoding alpha-xylosidase — translation MRFTDGYWRVKEGYSVYSPAEVYDYEIREKEIIIYAPYHRIQNRGETLYGPLFEIHFTSPLPNIIQVKIYHFKGGLEKGPNFELFVREDYKPEILEDNEFLILKADKLMVKINKKGNLSYKFFYENKELTKSGFKYTGYILDDKKNPYVREQLALSVGELVYGLGERFGAFIKNGQSIDMWNADAGTTSDQTYKNIPFYVTNKGYGVFVNHPEKVSFEIATEHVERVQFSVPGEYLNYFVIGGKNLKEVLDNYTNLTGKPALPPAWSFGLWLTTSFITNYDEKTVTGFIEGMRERNIPLHVFHFDCFWMKEYHWVDFQWDERVFPNPEEMLKRLKNRGLKICVWINPYVAQRSRLFEEGKQKGFLIKKPDGSVWQTDDWQPGMGIVDFTNPSAREWYSEKLRNLIKMGVDSFKTDFGERIPTDVVYYDGSDPQKMHNFYTFLYNKTVFETLKEEFGENKAIVFARSSTAGGQRFPVHWGGDCLASYESMAETLRGGLSLGLCGFGFWSHDIGGFDSSATPDLYKRWVAFGLLSSHSRLHGNFAYKVPWLYDEEAVHVLRFFVNLKCSLMPYLFAKAIEASKKGIPMLRAMLLEFEDDPTCHFLDRQYMLGDSLLVAPVFSETGEVEYYLPKGIWTNFITGEKKEGGKWYREKFDYFSLPLMVRPGSIVAVGDNKERPDYDYADNVTLYVFEPIEGEKASCEVFDQDGNLNLRVILKRVGNKLNFDIDYEIGKPFSILLFSVENIKSIKNGSFQKVEKGIKILPDKGVKGIEVEL, via the coding sequence TTGAGGTTTACTGATGGATATTGGAGAGTTAAAGAAGGTTACTCCGTCTATTCACCTGCAGAAGTTTACGATTATGAGATAAGGGAAAAAGAAATAATTATCTATGCTCCATATCATAGGATACAAAATAGAGGTGAAACATTATATGGTCCCCTATTCGAAATCCACTTCACCTCTCCCCTTCCTAATATAATTCAAGTGAAAATATATCACTTTAAAGGTGGCTTAGAAAAAGGTCCAAACTTTGAGCTCTTTGTAAGAGAAGATTATAAGCCTGAAATTTTAGAGGATAATGAATTTTTGATCCTAAAAGCTGACAAGTTAATGGTAAAAATTAACAAAAAGGGAAATTTATCTTATAAGTTTTTCTATGAGAATAAAGAGCTTACTAAGTCTGGCTTTAAATATACAGGTTATATTCTTGATGACAAAAAGAATCCCTATGTAAGAGAACAGCTCGCCTTATCAGTTGGAGAGCTTGTATATGGATTAGGAGAAAGATTTGGTGCTTTTATTAAAAACGGACAAAGTATTGATATGTGGAATGCAGATGCAGGAACAACATCTGATCAAACTTATAAAAATATTCCCTTTTATGTTACCAATAAAGGATATGGGGTATTTGTTAATCACCCAGAAAAAGTCTCTTTTGAGATAGCCACGGAACATGTAGAAAGAGTACAGTTTAGTGTGCCAGGAGAATATCTAAATTATTTTGTAATAGGAGGAAAAAACTTAAAGGAGGTACTGGATAATTATACCAATCTTACTGGAAAACCTGCACTTCCCCCTGCATGGTCCTTTGGATTATGGCTCACTACCTCCTTTATAACAAACTACGATGAAAAAACAGTAACGGGTTTTATTGAAGGGATGAGAGAAAGAAATATTCCTCTTCATGTATTTCACTTTGATTGTTTTTGGATGAAAGAATACCATTGGGTGGATTTTCAATGGGATGAAAGGGTATTCCCCAATCCTGAAGAAATGCTAAAAAGATTAAAAAATAGAGGCTTAAAAATATGTGTTTGGATTAATCCATATGTAGCTCAAAGATCAAGACTATTTGAAGAAGGAAAACAAAAAGGATTTTTAATAAAAAAGCCTGATGGGAGTGTTTGGCAAACAGACGATTGGCAACCTGGAATGGGTATAGTAGATTTTACTAATCCATCTGCAAGAGAGTGGTACTCTGAAAAGTTAAGAAATTTAATCAAGATGGGAGTTGACTCTTTCAAGACAGATTTTGGAGAGAGAATTCCAACCGATGTAGTTTATTATGATGGTTCAGATCCTCAAAAAATGCATAACTTCTATACATTCTTATATAATAAGACCGTTTTTGAAACATTAAAGGAAGAGTTTGGAGAAAACAAAGCTATAGTCTTTGCCCGCTCAAGTACTGCGGGTGGACAAAGATTTCCAGTACACTGGGGCGGAGATTGCTTAGCAAGCTATGAATCTATGGCAGAAACATTAAGAGGCGGACTTTCTTTAGGGCTTTGTGGATTTGGTTTTTGGAGCCATGACATAGGAGGATTTGATAGTTCAGCAACTCCAGATCTTTATAAAAGGTGGGTTGCTTTTGGATTATTATCCTCCCATAGTAGATTGCATGGAAATTTTGCCTATAAGGTACCATGGCTCTATGATGAGGAAGCTGTGCACGTATTAAGATTCTTTGTCAATTTGAAATGCTCCTTAATGCCTTATTTATTTGCAAAGGCTATTGAGGCGTCAAAGAAAGGTATACCTATGCTTAGAGCTATGCTTTTGGAATTTGAAGATGATCCTACCTGCCATTTCCTTGATAGACAATATATGTTAGGAGATTCTCTTCTTGTTGCCCCTGTCTTCTCGGAAACTGGAGAAGTAGAGTATTATTTACCAAAAGGAATTTGGACAAACTTTATAACCGGAGAGAAAAAAGAAGGAGGAAAATGGTACAGGGAAAAATTTGATTATTTCTCTCTTCCTTTAATGGTTAGACCTGGAAGTATTGTGGCTGTAGGCGATAATAAAGAAAGACCTGATTATGATTATGCAGATAATGTAACTCTTTATGTATTTGAACCTATAGAAGGAGAAAAGGCAAGTTGCGAGGTTTTTGATCAAGATGGAAATCTAAATCTTAGAGTAATTCTAAAAAGGGTTGGAAACAAACTTAATTTTGATATAGATTATGAGATAGGAAAACCCTTCTCTATATTACTTTTCTCAGTGGAAAATATAAAAAGTATAAAGAATGGAAGTTTCCAAAAAGTAGAAAAGGGCATAAAAATTCTACCTGATAAGGGAGTAAAAGGAATAGAAGTTGAGTTATAA
- a CDS encoding 8-amino-7-oxononanoate synthase, translated as MDLFEKCYNLTPEHPLSEARVAIDQGLYPFFLPLEETEGTEVVINGRRLIMLGSNNYLGLTTHPKVKEAAINAIKKYGTSCTGSRFMNGTLALHRELEERLAEFLNKEACIVFSTGYQTNVGTISALIGKDDIAITDKEDHASIIDGCKMSYGKMLRFKHNDMEDLEKVLKSCPDDAGKLVIVDGIFSMAGDIAPLPEIVKLCKKYNARLMVDDAHSIGVLGDHGRGTANYFGLDNEVDLIMGTFSKSFASLGGFIAGDEEVIFYIKHNARSFIFSASMSPANTAAALAALEVMQEEPERIDRLWKIANRMREGLKSLGFDIGNSCTPIIPIYIRDKWKTLEMWKELFELGVYCNPVLPPGVPPNQSLLRTSYMATHTEEQVDRALEIFEKAGKKVGII; from the coding sequence ATGGATCTATTTGAAAAATGCTATAATTTGACTCCAGAACATCCCTTATCAGAGGCAAGGGTTGCCATAGATCAAGGACTTTATCCCTTCTTTCTACCTTTAGAAGAGACAGAGGGTACTGAGGTAGTAATTAATGGTAGAAGGCTCATTATGCTTGGCTCTAATAATTACTTAGGACTTACCACTCATCCCAAGGTTAAAGAGGCAGCTATAAATGCAATTAAAAAATATGGGACAAGTTGTACAGGATCGCGCTTTATGAATGGCACCTTAGCTCTCCACAGAGAATTAGAGGAAAGACTGGCAGAATTTTTAAACAAGGAAGCTTGTATTGTATTTTCTACAGGATACCAAACAAATGTAGGAACGATATCTGCCCTCATAGGGAAAGACGATATAGCAATAACTGATAAAGAAGATCATGCTTCTATAATAGATGGTTGTAAAATGTCTTATGGTAAAATGCTAAGGTTTAAACATAATGACATGGAAGATTTAGAAAAAGTACTTAAAAGCTGTCCTGATGATGCAGGAAAATTAGTAATAGTGGATGGGATATTCTCTATGGCAGGAGATATTGCACCTCTCCCTGAAATAGTTAAACTTTGTAAAAAGTATAACGCAAGACTCATGGTAGATGATGCACATTCCATAGGAGTTTTAGGAGATCATGGAAGAGGAACTGCAAACTATTTTGGACTGGATAATGAGGTAGACCTCATTATGGGAACCTTCAGTAAGTCCTTTGCAAGCTTAGGAGGATTTATAGCAGGAGATGAAGAAGTAATTTTCTATATCAAACATAATGCCAGGTCCTTTATCTTTAGTGCCAGTATGTCCCCTGCAAATACTGCAGCAGCTCTTGCAGCTTTAGAGGTGATGCAAGAAGAGCCTGAAAGAATAGATAGACTTTGGAAGATAGCCAATAGAATGAGGGAGGGTTTAAAGTCTCTTGGTTTTGATATAGGGAATAGTTGTACTCCCATCATTCCTATATATATTAGGGATAAGTGGAAGACATTAGAGATGTGGAAAGAACTCTTTGAGCTTGGGGTTTATTGCAATCCAGTCCTTCCTCCTGGGGTACCACCTAATCAGTCCCTACTGAGAACAAGCTATATGGCAACCCATACTGAAGAACAAGTAGATAGAGCTTTAGAGATATTTGAAAAGGCAGGAAAAAAAGTAGGAATTATATAA
- a CDS encoding histidine kinase, protein MLVKEILEDVYLIRTPEFPFFENTYLVRLGGKKRKINLIIDPSPLEYFNDLVLVIKDIIGKIEDLDIVYVNHQDPDLTSSVPGLLSMNKDAVLITSEDTWRLMKSYGIEKERYQPVEHFPNRRLNLDSGEFLEFVPTPFCHFRGAAALYLPSKKILFSGDLFAGLSTKNTDDIFADKNSWAGIKAFHQIYMPSKPALVNAIDNIGRLSPLPEIIAPQHGDIIKGDLIIDFSKRINDLEVGLEYIQDMEKKKDLYIYAFNEIYQCCKERLGEEFVREKVHSINSNSSFPELVQFENDVAIDFRVPIQSVFELMYLSFIEGLNDKEKDQVKSDIIRIFAKYNLEVPETFYEERSTIFDAFKRITNLFRR, encoded by the coding sequence ATGCTTGTTAAAGAGATTTTAGAAGATGTTTATCTGATTCGTACCCCTGAATTTCCTTTTTTTGAAAACACTTATCTTGTAAGATTAGGAGGGAAAAAGAGAAAAATTAATCTAATAATAGATCCATCACCGCTTGAGTACTTTAATGATCTTGTTTTAGTCATCAAGGATATTATTGGAAAAATTGAAGACTTGGACATAGTTTATGTCAATCACCAAGATCCTGATTTAACTTCCTCTGTTCCTGGACTTCTTTCTATGAATAAGGACGCAGTACTCATAACATCTGAAGATACCTGGAGACTTATGAAATCTTACGGCATTGAGAAAGAAAGATATCAACCGGTAGAACATTTTCCAAATAGAAGGTTAAATCTTGATTCTGGAGAGTTCTTAGAGTTTGTACCTACCCCCTTTTGCCATTTTAGAGGAGCAGCTGCTCTATACCTTCCCTCAAAAAAAATTTTGTTCTCAGGAGATCTTTTTGCTGGGCTCTCTACTAAAAATACTGATGATATCTTTGCAGATAAAAATTCTTGGGCAGGGATCAAAGCCTTTCATCAGATTTATATGCCTTCTAAACCTGCTTTGGTAAACGCTATAGATAATATTGGTAGATTAAGTCCTTTACCAGAAATCATAGCTCCTCAGCATGGTGATATTATTAAGGGAGATTTAATCATAGATTTTAGTAAGAGAATAAATGATTTAGAAGTTGGATTAGAATATATTCAAGATATGGAGAAAAAGAAAGATCTTTACATTTATGCCTTCAATGAAATTTATCAGTGTTGTAAGGAGAGATTAGGAGAAGAATTTGTGAGGGAAAAAGTTCATAGTATTAACTCAAATTCTTCTTTTCCTGAGCTTGTACAATTTGAAAATGACGTGGCCATAGACTTTAGAGTACCAATTCAGTCTGTCTTTGAATTGATGTATCTAAGTTTTATAGAGGGTTTAAATGATAAAGAAAAAGATCAGGTAAAAAGTGACATAATAAGAATATTCGCCAAGTATAACTTAGAAGTTCCTGAAACCTTTTACGAAGAAAGAAGCACAATCTTTGATGCTTTCAAAAGAATCACAAATTTATTTAGAAGGTAA
- a CDS encoding DtxR family transcriptional regulator, translating to MQGELSESLEDYLLEIFILKLNKGVVRLKDVAERKGVKLPSVVNAIKELSERSYVSQERYGYINLTDEGLRIAERIYERHKTIYKFLHDFLGVSESVAEKDAHKMEHDLHRETLEKIQKFMGHIEENLEGESIDFFNILKEFASKKEVKMPKTLKDLKAGQSGKIVEVKEGGSGSLKKRLLEMGAIPGTIVKVEKIAPLGDPIDVLILDYHLSLRKEEAEKIVVEEI from the coding sequence ATGCAGGGCGAATTAAGTGAAAGTTTAGAAGATTACCTTTTGGAAATTTTTATCCTTAAGTTAAATAAAGGTGTGGTAAGGTTGAAAGATGTTGCAGAAAGAAAAGGAGTTAAGCTTCCGTCAGTTGTTAATGCAATAAAGGAACTATCAGAAAGAAGTTACGTCTCTCAAGAAAGGTATGGTTACATAAATTTAACAGATGAAGGGTTAAGAATAGCAGAGAGAATTTATGAAAGACACAAAACAATTTATAAATTTTTGCATGATTTTCTTGGAGTTTCTGAAAGTGTTGCAGAAAAAGATGCCCATAAAATGGAACACGATCTTCACAGAGAAACATTAGAAAAGATACAGAAGTTTATGGGGCATATAGAAGAAAATTTGGAAGGGGAAAGTATAGATTTTTTTAATATTTTAAAAGAATTTGCAAGTAAAAAGGAGGTAAAAATGCCAAAAACTCTTAAAGATTTGAAAGCAGGTCAAAGCGGAAAAATAGTAGAAGTTAAAGAGGGTGGTTCAGGAAGTTTAAAGAAGCGCTTATTGGAAATGGGAGCAATCCCGGGGACTATTGTAAAAGTTGAAAAAATTGCTCCCTTAGGTGATCCTATTGATGTATTGATACTTGATTATCACCTCTCTTTAAGAAAAGAAGAAGCAGAAAAAATTGTTGTAGAGGAGATATGA
- the feoB gene encoding ferrous iron transport protein B, whose amino-acid sequence MISDLKKQKVIKVALVGNPNSGKSTIFNALTHGHAHVGNWPGVTVEKKEGKLRYKDYEFIVVDLPGTYSLTPYSIDERIARNYILKEKPDVVVCIADSTNLERNLYLLISLLETGANVVLDLNMADLLKEKGIEIDKDILEKTLGIPVVFTVGTKEEGIPELKEAIIEAKERGFSQFKIDYGKDIEEVLSRLEAKISLTNLPYTPRFLAIKLLEEDMEIIEELRKMGYGSLVEEILHEVVDLEKKLGYDLKTKIIERRYSFLKELVKACTKQIASKEEKLTLSDKIDRIVLNRFLGIPIFALIMWITFQLTFTVGGFFAGYIETFFEWLQSLSSTYLQSIGAPTWLSSLLSDGVINGVGSVLVFLPNIMVMFLFLSFLEDVGYMARAAFVMDKIMYAIGLPGRSFIPMILGFGCNVPAIMSTRTIPSERDRLLTILINPFMSCTARLPVYIMFTSIFFKSNQGLVVFSLYLLGILVAVFSAKLFKSTIPSLKGPVSPLVMELPPYRLPTLKGVLIHMWERSSQFLKKAGTIIFAGVVVLWFLASFPFGAEYGSASTLAGKIGKFIAPIFKPAGFPYWQVGVALLFGIIAKEVVVGTFGTLFGGEENFDKVLPQYFTPLSAYAFMVMSLLYIPCIASIGVIYKETGSFKWTAFATIYSLLIGWLLSVLVFQIGRIFI is encoded by the coding sequence ATGATAAGTGATTTAAAGAAGCAAAAAGTTATAAAAGTAGCCTTGGTAGGAAATCCAAACTCCGGAAAGTCTACAATTTTTAATGCTCTGACCCATGGTCATGCCCATGTAGGGAATTGGCCCGGAGTAACAGTTGAGAAGAAGGAAGGAAAACTCAGGTATAAAGACTATGAGTTTATTGTAGTAGACCTCCCTGGAACATACAGCCTTACTCCTTATTCAATTGATGAAAGAATTGCAAGAAATTATATTCTAAAAGAAAAACCAGATGTAGTAGTTTGTATTGCAGATTCTACTAATCTTGAAAGAAATCTTTACCTTTTAATTTCACTTCTTGAAACTGGGGCAAATGTTGTTTTGGATTTAAACATGGCAGATCTTCTAAAAGAAAAAGGAATCGAAATTGATAAAGATATTCTTGAAAAAACTTTGGGGATCCCTGTGGTTTTTACTGTTGGAACAAAAGAAGAGGGAATTCCTGAACTTAAAGAGGCAATAATTGAAGCAAAAGAAAGAGGATTTTCTCAATTTAAAATTGATTATGGAAAAGACATAGAAGAAGTACTCAGTAGATTAGAGGCAAAAATTTCTTTAACAAACTTACCATATACTCCACGATTTCTTGCTATAAAGCTTTTGGAAGAGGATATGGAGATTATTGAAGAACTTAGAAAGATGGGCTATGGGAGTTTAGTGGAAGAAATATTACATGAAGTAGTTGATCTTGAGAAAAAACTGGGCTACGATTTAAAAACTAAAATTATAGAAAGAAGGTATAGTTTTTTAAAGGAATTAGTTAAAGCTTGCACAAAACAGATTGCTTCTAAAGAAGAGAAGCTTACTTTATCAGACAAGATTGATAGGATTGTTTTAAATAGATTTTTAGGTATTCCTATCTTTGCACTCATTATGTGGATAACATTCCAATTAACCTTTACTGTAGGTGGATTTTTTGCAGGATACATTGAGACTTTCTTTGAATGGTTGCAAAGCTTGAGTAGCACATATCTTCAGTCAATTGGAGCTCCCACATGGCTTTCATCTCTTTTAAGTGACGGAGTAATAAATGGCGTTGGTTCTGTGCTCGTTTTCTTACCCAATATTATGGTTATGTTCCTTTTTCTTTCTTTTCTTGAGGATGTTGGATACATGGCAAGGGCTGCATTTGTAATGGACAAAATAATGTATGCAATAGGACTTCCTGGAAGATCTTTTATTCCTATGATTTTGGGATTTGGATGTAATGTTCCAGCAATTATGTCCACAAGGACCATTCCTTCCGAAAGGGATAGATTACTTACAATACTTATCAATCCTTTTATGTCTTGTACTGCAAGGCTTCCTGTTTATATCATGTTTACCTCAATTTTCTTCAAAAGTAATCAAGGGCTTGTTGTCTTTTCTCTTTACCTTTTAGGAATTTTAGTTGCAGTTTTTTCTGCAAAATTGTTCAAATCAACAATTCCTTCCCTTAAAGGACCAGTTTCCCCGTTAGTAATGGAACTTCCTCCATATAGATTGCCTACTTTAAAAGGAGTTTTGATTCACATGTGGGAGAGAAGTAGTCAATTTTTGAAAAAGGCAGGCACAATAATCTTTGCAGGTGTTGTTGTTCTTTGGTTCCTTGCAAGTTTCCCCTTTGGTGCCGAATATGGAAGTGCTTCTACTTTAGCAGGGAAAATTGGAAAATTTATTGCACCAATCTTTAAGCCTGCAGGTTTTCCTTATTGGCAAGTTGGAGTTGCTCTTCTTTTTGGAATAATTGCAAAAGAAGTAGTTGTTGGTACCTTTGGAACACTTTTTGGAGGTGAAGAAAATTTTGATAAAGTCCTTCCACAATACTTTACACCTTTATCCGCTTATGCTTTTATGGTTATGAGTTTACTTTATATTCCTTGTATCGCATCAATTGGTGTTATATACAAAGAGACAGGAAGCTTTAAATGGACAGCCTTTGCAACTATTTATAGCCTTTTAATTGGTTGGCTCCTTTCTGTTCTTGTTTTCCAAATAGGAAGAATTTTTATTTAA
- a CDS encoding dinitrogenase iron-molybdenum cofactor biosynthesis protein, with translation MRICITSQGDNLDAFLDPRFGRCNYFIIVDSETMEFEALPNPSLSARGGAGIEAAQTVLNKGVDVLITGDVGPNASKVLSTSNIKVITTKENGTVREILDKFLNGKLG, from the coding sequence ATGAGAATTTGTATAACTTCTCAAGGTGATAATCTTGATGCTTTTTTAGATCCACGTTTTGGTAGATGTAATTATTTTATCATTGTTGATTCAGAAACTATGGAGTTTGAAGCCTTACCAAATCCTTCTTTGTCTGCACGAGGTGGTGCAGGGATTGAGGCTGCTCAAACTGTTTTAAACAAAGGAGTAGATGTACTTATTACTGGCGATGTTGGTCCAAATGCTTCAAAGGTTTTAAGCACATCAAATATCAAAGTTATTACTACAAAAGAAAACGGCACTGTTAGAGAAATTTTAGATAAGTTTTTAAACGGAAAGCTGGGTTAA
- a CDS encoding (4Fe-4S)-binding protein, which translates to MVISVASGKGGTGKTSVAVNLALSIENVQILDCDVEEPNVHLFLQPEIEKVEGVYTLIPKIDESLCNYCGKCAEFCEYNAIFVSKDKILLFSELCHSCGGCKLVCPTNAISEEPHKTGSVYSGKSKDIEVIYGELEVGDAVATNIVREVKKRIDKSKNVIIDCPPGASCPVIESIKGSDFCILVTEPTPFGLHDLKIAVSVLEEMKIPFGVIVNRSDLGDKRVYDYCKEKNIPILLEIPFDRRIAELYSRGIPFVLEMDEWKKNFRKLFETIKERVQK; encoded by the coding sequence ATGGTTATATCTGTTGCAAGTGGAAAAGGTGGAACGGGTAAAACTTCTGTTGCTGTAAATCTTGCTCTTTCTATAGAAAATGTGCAAATTCTTGATTGCGATGTTGAAGAACCAAATGTCCATTTGTTTTTACAACCAGAAATAGAGAAAGTTGAAGGTGTCTATACATTAATACCTAAAATAGATGAGTCTTTGTGTAACTACTGCGGAAAGTGTGCAGAGTTTTGCGAATACAATGCAATATTTGTAAGCAAAGATAAAATTTTACTTTTTTCTGAACTTTGCCATAGTTGTGGTGGGTGTAAACTTGTTTGTCCAACTAATGCAATAAGCGAAGAACCGCATAAAACGGGCAGTGTATACAGTGGAAAGTCAAAAGATATAGAAGTTATTTATGGGGAACTTGAAGTAGGTGATGCAGTTGCAACAAATATTGTAAGGGAAGTCAAAAAAAGAATTGATAAAAGTAAGAATGTGATAATTGATTGTCCTCCTGGTGCTTCCTGCCCTGTAATTGAGTCGATAAAAGGAAGCGATTTTTGTATTTTAGTTACAGAGCCAACTCCTTTTGGGTTGCACGATCTTAAGATTGCAGTAAGTGTTTTAGAAGAAATGAAAATTCCTTTTGGTGTCATTGTAAATAGATCGGATTTAGGTGATAAGAGGGTTTATGATTACTGCAAAGAGAAAAATATACCAATTTTACTCGAAATTCCCTTTGATCGAAGAATTGCAGAGCTTTATTCAAGAGGAATCCCCTTCGTTTTGGAAATGGATGAGTGGAAGAAGAATTTTAGAAAACTATTTGAAACCATAAAAGAAAGGGTGCAAAAATGA